In one Cyclopterus lumpus isolate fCycLum1 chromosome 24, fCycLum1.pri, whole genome shotgun sequence genomic region, the following are encoded:
- the si:ch73-212j7.1 gene encoding centrosomal protein of 170 kDa protein B → MSVTSWFLVSSSGTRHRLPKEMIFVGREDCELMLQSRSVDKQHAVINYNPTTDEHLVKDLGSLNGTFVNDLRIPDQTYITLRGADLIRFGYDSHVYVLEKSQHKVPEEALKHEKYSSQLQMSLKKTELEERPRSEKTPSTKSTQEAPTCRPTPLYGQPSWWGEEDYGNKVQTSDEPHAEVQRDLLVDLDFTGSLPDSQSKTAFPPYHREPSYFEIPTKDFQHPKTLGAELHEIPTKDTDTPQAPPPPSTPTPPVVQSHASFTIEFDDCMPGKIKIKDHVTKFSTRQRKQQAPPNNPITTATLTDVMSAESKVVDWLVHSDVSMMRRRPPCEDVYSTKSDLAINIKTLRGHHHDDGTQSDSEDPVLKGGRSKSHHSIQSEQSEASQQTIQSGPSIHCQPPPVSHSSPPGSSPASPVAPERPLSQSPPQDQSPTAEEPKQGLPEHLPQQAFIIEFFDDNPRKKRSQSFTHNPAHADSYSALKAKLERRKGGERPASVHGHIPPTQQVTVPLKGQGHGGPQRSSSLKREKTDGEVASSGSSSRSSSGIASRPFSSVGKKSKLAQEFAAEFLKDSVRQDSSPTRDKMSPPPMSAPPVMVSPPHARIPSPQESLAPSSVSYPTSPLQPPVMSKSSTLTNAAIQTASPVHSSGPPMSPKLPLGIRAGDPKASQRMMRNEEDDSLSDAGTYTIETESQDKEVEEARNMIDQVFGVLDSPEYSGVNTGVYRPVINDGKDEQANLPSDGSTVDPLHGFIPAAISGPPTGPIQVPSAQASGLEGPKWVSRWTSLADSYAEPGSTPPQGECLEDLRFISRSMGHYSYDNSESESSHSSRTRRLLPQVPPEKLDSVPPSILIRHEPYQVQEPLDRVTGPHRPQDSTQRLSVQDDVDPDSLSDASRSDDGPVLENTKKNQARSGSLSPGAAGPLFKGPEKVSPSSKSTSFYIGSEDSPGKPDQARSPVQSERSRDPPAKPPPTTVLIRHLSGHEPRKTVVKPNSSAPNLQIQDKDSVPTKDSCISYIVRQESFTKDRPSNTVQMKKLPHISSHPSIRDMEQRRETIKDPQSFLQEAEGTLSSLDSKFPSSGSGRSSKKGGSSTHMDDSLSGESDVDTASTVSQVSSKNVPIGSASKKRAAISSLQKEKSSSSPSIQQKGRQLSARERLSEKRRNQTMTDTASKAEAAKRFQMRRSAGNRGSLDLSEGKPGSGQHWTETTLSDHEISRPSSRSKKLITPLQKEDNGKTPKTATQQVLTRSNSLSAPRPTRASMLRRARLGETSDNEGAETDRGSQNSDHITAPSKVSADGKKLSRLDILAMPRKRTGSFTTPSDNETSSTGRSGFSNRNSESVTTARKTSVGDARQATSKGGGALGKQPLTRTRSSGAKYPTASSRCRQKGSDFSSSSEEEYEASAGNPKAKRSSHHSTSSQTPRHRMAATRSKSVSLEMEEDEDQSEVDPYQNWSTHSAEIAKLSQDLAKDLAILAKEIHDVAGDGDSPSSDMGTATSPSSLPNTAASTISAREERPSYPYFCCVGPSQLVQHIPEASLNYQKVPPGVVSDLDANMNEPEPGSKQRRPWNREEVILDNLMLNPVSQLSQAIRENTEQLAEKMKVLFQNKAEVWEEIEAKINAENEVPILKTSNKEITSILKELRRVQRQLEVINTIVEPSGGLQAAAVVTSSLGQTRPSSREKKPATKPRSAPPTSNANTSTKRPPRGPDGAHYMA, encoded by the exons ATTCTCACGTCTACGTTTTGGAAAAAAGTCAACACAAAGTCCCAGAAGAGGCTTTGAAg CATGAGAAGTACAGCAGTCAGCTGCAGATGAGTCTGAAGAAGACGGAACTGGAGGAGCGACCAAGATCTGAGAAAACACCAAGTACAAAgagtacacaag AGGCTCCGACGTGTCGGCCCACTCCTCTGTATGGTCAGCCATCTTGGTGGGGCGAAGAGGATTATGGGAATAAAGTTCAGACCAGCGATGAACCTCATGCAG AAGTCCAGAGAGACTTGTTGGTGGATCTGGACTTTACCGGATCCCTGCCAGACTCGCAATCGAAGACCGCTTTCCCTCCATACCACCGTGAGCCGAGCTACTTTGAGATCCCCACCAAGGACTTCCAGCACCCGAAGACCTTAGGGGCGGAGCTTCACGAGATCCCCACCAAGGACACGGACACACCACAAGCCCCgccacccccctccaccccgacCCCACCCGTCGTTCAGAGCCACGCCTCCTTCACCATCGAGTTTGATGACTGCATGCCCGGCAAGATCAAGATCAAAGATCACGTCACCAAGTTCTCCACCCGCCAGAGGAAGCAGCAGGCTCCACCCAACAACCCCATCACAACAGCCACACTAACAGATGTGATGTCAGCGGAGAGCAAGGTGGTCGATTGGCTGGTCCACAGCGACGTCAGCATGATGAGAAGACGTCCGCCGTGTGAAGATGTTTATAGCACCAAGAGCGACCTCGCCATCAACATCAAGACTCTCAGAG gtcaccATCATGATGATGGAACCCAGAGTGACTCAGAGGACCCAGTTCTCAAAGGGGGGAGGAGTAAATCTCACCACTCCATCCAATCGGAGCAGTCCGAGGCGTCGCAACAGACGATCCAATCAGGGCCGTCGATCCACTGCCAGCCGCCTCCAGTATCGCATTCCTCTCCACCCGGATCGTCCCCAGCCTCACCTGTGGCCCCTGAGCGACCTCTGTCCCAGAGTCCTCCTCAGGACCAGTCCCCCACTGCAGAAGAGCCCAAGCAGGGCCTCCCTGAGCACCTCCCCCAGCAGGCCTTTATCATCGAGTTCTTCGACGACAACCCGCGCAAAAAGCGCTCGCAGTCCTTCACGCACAATCCTGCCCATGCAGACTCGTACTCCGCCCTGAAGGCCAAGCTGGAGCGCCGGAAAGGCGGTGAGAGGCCAGCGTCCGTGCACGGCCACATCCCTCCCACCCAGCAGGTGACGGTTCCCCTGAAGGGTCAAGGCCATGGTGGCCCCCAGAGATCCAGCTCTCTGAAGAGGGAGAAGACTGATGGGGAGGTGGCCTCCTCTGGTTCCTCTTCTCGCTCCTCCTCGGGTATCGCCAGCAGACCCTTCAGCAGTGTCGGGAAGAAGTCCAAGCTCGCCCAGGAGTTTGCTGCTGAATTCCTGAAGGATTCTGTTCGACAGGATTCTTCCCCAACGAGGGACAAGATGTCCCCTCCCCCGATGTCTGCACCGCCGGTGATGGTGTCGCCTCCTCATGCAAGAATTCCTTCCCCCCAAGAATCTCTGGCACCTTCCTCAGTCTCCTATCCCACTTCCCCCTTGCAGCCTCCAGTAATGTCAAAGTCCTCAACCCTCACCAATGCTGCAATCCAGACCGCTTCTCCGGTCCACTCCTCAGGGCCTCCCATGTCCCCCAAGCTGCCCCTGGGCATCCGGGCAGGAGACCCCAAAGCTTCCCAGAGGATGATGAGGAACGAGGAGGACGACAGCCTGAGCGATGCTGGGACCTACACCATCGAGACCGAGTCGCAGGacaaggaggtggaggaagctCGCAACATGATCGATCAG GTGTTTGGTGTCCTCGACTCTCCAGAGTACAGTGGTGTGAACACAGGAGTGTATAGACCTGTAATAAATGATGGCAAGGATGAGCAAGCTAACCTGCCTAGCGATGGTAGCACTGTGGACCCGTTGCATGGCTTTATCCCAGCTGCTATCAGCGGCCCCCCAACAGGCCCCATACAg GTTCCATCTGCTCAGGCGTCAGGTCTGGAAGGACCCAAGTGGGTTTCCCGTTGGACCAGTCTGGCAGACAGCTATGCCGAACCTGGATCCACTCCACCTCAAGGGGAATGTCTGGAAG ATTTGCGCTTCATCAGCCGGTCAATGGGACATTACAGCTACGATAACTCTGAGTCAGAGTCCAGCCACAGCTCCAGGACAAGAAGGCTGCTTCCCCAGGTGCCTCCAGAAAAGCTGGATAGTGTTCCCCCAAGCATTCTGATTCGCCATGAGCCTTACCAAGTCCAAGAACCTCTGGACAGAGTCACCGGCCCTCACCGGCCACAGGACTCCACCCAGCGCCTGTCCGTTCAGGATGATGTGGACCCAGATAGCCTCAGTGACGCCAGCCGCTCGGATGACGGGCCTGTTCTGGAGAACACAAAGAAGAATCAAGCCAGGAGTGGATCTTTGTCTCCAGGGGCCGCTGGTCCTCTGTTCAAGGGTCCAGAGAAAGTGTCTCCCTCCTCCAAATCCACCTCTTTCTACATCGGTTCTGAAGACAGTCCAGGCAAACCTGACCAAGCCCGGAGCCCGGTACAGTCTGAGAGGTCACGCGACCCCCCGGcaaaacccccccccaccaccgtCCTGATCCGACACCTGAGTGGACATGAACCCAGGAAAACCGTTGTCAAACCCAACAGCTCTGCTCCAAACCTCCAAATACAGGACAAGGATTCTGTCCCCACTAAAGACAGCTGCATATCATACATCGTCAGGCAGGAAAGCTTCACCAAAGACCGGCCCAGCAACACCGTCCAGATGAAGAAGCTTCCCCACATCTCCAGCCACCCATCCATCAGAGATatggagcagaggagggagacCATCAAGGACCCACAGTCCTTCCTTCAGGAGGCCGAGGGAACTCTGTCCTCTTTGGACTCTAAGTTCCCCTCATCCGGCTCCGGTCGTAGCTCAAAGAAAGGAGGCTCCTCCACCCACATGGATGACTCTCTCTCTGGTGAGTCGGATGTGGACACAGCGAGCACCGTGAGCCAGGTGAGTAGCAAGAACGTTCCAATCGGCTCTGCTTCCAAAAAGCGTGCCGCCATTAGCAGCCTCCAAAAGGAAAAGTCCTCTTCCAGCCCGTCCATCCAACAGAAGGGACGGCAACTTTCTGCCCGTGAACGTCTCTCAGAGAAACGCCGAAACCAGACGATGACGGATACAGCGAGCAAGGCAGAGGCAGCAAAGCGCTTCCAGATGCGCCGCAGTGCAGGAAACCGCGGATCTCTGGATCTGTCAGAGGGCAAGCCGGGTTCTGGTCAACACTGGACCGAAACAACATTATCGGACCATGAAATTTCCCGTCCGTCCAGCCGTAGCAAGAAACTCATCACCCCTCTTCAGAAAGAAGACAATGGAAAGACACCCAAGACGGCAACACAGCAGGTTTTGACGCGGTCCAACAGCCTGTCAGCACCACGGCCAACCCGGGCCTCCATGCTCCGACGAGCACGCCTGGGTGAGACTTCGGATAATGAAGGTGCTGAGACTGACCGAGGCTCCCAGAATTCTGACCATATCACGGCACCGTCCAAAGTGTCCGCCGATGGGAAGAAGCTGTCCAGGCTGGACATCCTAGCGATGCCCAGGAAGAGAACCGGCTCCTTCACGACTCCCAGTGACAACGAGACGTCCTCCACGGGCCGCTCCGGTTTCTCTAATCGGAACTCTGAGTCCGTCACCACCGCGCGGAAGACATCTGTGGGCGACGCCCGCCAGGCAACTAGCAAAGGGGGTGGAGCTTTGGGGAAGCAACCGCTGACCCGTACCCGGTCCAGCGGAGCCAAGTACCCCACCGCCA GTTCCCGTTGCAGACAGAAGGGCTCAGACTTCTCTTCATCCTCTGAGGAAGAATACGAGGCGAGTGCAGGGAACCCCAAAGCCAAGCGCTCCTCCCATCactccacttcctcccagacgcCACGCCATAGGATGGCTGCCACCCGATCCAAGTCTGTCTccctggagatggaggaggacgaggaccaGAGCGAGGTCGACCCATATCAGAACTGGTCCACGCACAGCGCGGAGATCGCCaa GCTAAGCCAGGACTTGGCCAAAGATTTGGCCATCCTGGCGAAGGAAATCCATGATGTTGCTGGGGACGGAGACTCGCCGAGCTCCGACATGGGCACCGCCACTTCGCCCAGTTCGCTGCCAAACACGGCAGCCTCCACCATCTCTGCCAGGGAGGAG AGGCCATCTTATCCATACTTCTGTTGTGTTGGACCATCTCAG CTGGTCCAACATATCCCTGAGGCCAGTTTAAACTACCAGAAGGTTCCTCCAGGTGTCGTCTCGGACCTGGACGCAAACATGAATGAGCCGGAGCCCGGTTCTAAGCAACGCCGTCCGTGGAACCGCGAAGAG GTGATTCTGGACAACCTGATGCTGAATCCAGTGTCTCAGCTGTCTCAGGCCATTCGAGAGAACACGGAGCAGCTCGCCGAAAAAATGAA GGTTCTGTTCCAGAACAAGGCCGAGGTCTGGGAGGAGATCGAGGCCAAGATCAACGCTGAGAACGAAGTCCCCATCCTGAAAACCTCCAACAAG GAAATTACCTCCATTCTGAAAGAGCTGAGACGAGTCCAGAGGCAGCTCGAAG TGATAAACACCATCGTGGAGCCCAGCGGGGGTCTCCAGGCTGCAGCTGTCGTGACGTCGTCTCTCGGTCAGACTCGACCGTCCTCCAGGGAGAAGAAACCTGCCACCAAACCCCGCAGCGCCCCCCCAACCTCTAATGCCAACACAAGCACCAAAAGACCACCTCGTGGACCCGACGGGGCCCACTACATGGCCtga
- the ckbb gene encoding creatine kinase, brain b isoform X1, whose product MPFGNTHNKLKMKYSSDQEYPDLSQHNNHMAKVLTPEIYESLRDKETPSGFTVDDVIQTGIDNPGHPFIMTVGCVAGDEETYEVFKELLDPVIEDRHGGYKPSDQHKTDLNPDNLQGGDDLDPDYVLSSRVRTGRSIRGFCLPPHCSRGERRAIENLSLESLDMLDGDLKGKYYALKNMSEEEQQQLIDDHFLFDKPVSPLLLASGMARDWPDGRGIWHNDNKTFLVWVNEEDHLRVISMQKGGNMKEVFNRFCTGLTKIEGLFKERSHEFMWNEHLGYVLTCPSNLGTGLRAGVHVKLPNVSKHDKFGDILKRLRLQKRGTGGVDTAAVGGVFDISNADRLGFSEVELVQMVVDGVNLLVDMEKKLEAGESIDDIIPEQK is encoded by the exons ATGCCTTTTGGGAACACCCACAACAAGCTGAAGATGAAGTACTCGTCGGACCAGGAGTACCCTGACCTCAGCCAGCACAACAACCACATGGCCAAGGTGCTCACGCCGGAGATCTACGAGAGCCTGAGGGACAAGGAGACGCCCAGCGGGTTCACCGTGGACGACGTCATCCAGACCGGCATCGACAACCCAG GTCACCCGTTCATCATGACGGTGGGCTGCGTGGCCGGAGACGAGGAGACATACGAGGTCTTCAAAGAGCTGCTGGACCCGGTGATCGAGGACCGCCACGGGGGGTACAAACCATCAGACCAGCACAAGACGGACCTGAACCCCGACAACctgcag GGAGGAGACGATCTGGATCCAGACTACGTTCTGAGCTCCCGGGTCCGGACCGGACGGAGTATCCGCGGCTTCTGTCTTCCGCCTCATTGCAGCCGCGGAGAACGGCGAGCCATCGAAAACCTCTCCCTGGAAA GCCTGGACATGCTGGACGGGGACTTAAAGGGGAAGTACTACGCTCTAAAGAACAtgtcagaggaggagcagcagcagctgattgATGACCACTTCCTGTTCGACAAGCCAGTCTCCCCGCTGCTGCTGGCTTCCGGCATGGCCCGCGACTGGCCCGACGGCCGCGGCATCTG GCACAACGACAACAAGACCTTCCTGGTCTGGGTGAACGAAGAGGATCACCTGCGAGTCATCAGCATGCAGAAGGGAGGCAACATGAAGGAGGTGTTCAACCGCTTCTGCACCGGACTCACCAAG atcGAGGGCTTGTTTAAGGAGCGCAGTCACGAGTTCATGTGGAACGAACACCTGGGCTACGTCCTCACCTGTCCGTCCAACCTGGGGACGGGACTGAGAGCCGGAGTCCACGTCAAGCTGCCCAACGTCAGCAAGCACGACAAGTTCGGAGACATCCTGAAGAGGCTGAGGCTGCAGAAGAGGGGCACAG gtGGCGTGGACACGGCGGCGGTGGGCGGAGTCTTTGACATCTCCAACGCCGACCGGCTGGGCTTCTCCGAGGTGGAGCTGGTGCAGATGGTGGTGGACGGAgtcaacctgctggtggacATGGAGAAGAAGCTGGAGGCCGGAGAGAGCATCGATGACATCATACCTGAGCAGAAGTga
- the ckbb gene encoding creatine kinase, brain b isoform X2, with protein sequence MKYSSDQEYPDLSQHNNHMAKVLTPEIYESLRDKETPSGFTVDDVIQTGIDNPGHPFIMTVGCVAGDEETYEVFKELLDPVIEDRHGGYKPSDQHKTDLNPDNLQGGDDLDPDYVLSSRVRTGRSIRGFCLPPHCSRGERRAIENLSLESLDMLDGDLKGKYYALKNMSEEEQQQLIDDHFLFDKPVSPLLLASGMARDWPDGRGIWHNDNKTFLVWVNEEDHLRVISMQKGGNMKEVFNRFCTGLTKIEGLFKERSHEFMWNEHLGYVLTCPSNLGTGLRAGVHVKLPNVSKHDKFGDILKRLRLQKRGTGGVDTAAVGGVFDISNADRLGFSEVELVQMVVDGVNLLVDMEKKLEAGESIDDIIPEQK encoded by the exons ATGAAGTACTCGTCGGACCAGGAGTACCCTGACCTCAGCCAGCACAACAACCACATGGCCAAGGTGCTCACGCCGGAGATCTACGAGAGCCTGAGGGACAAGGAGACGCCCAGCGGGTTCACCGTGGACGACGTCATCCAGACCGGCATCGACAACCCAG GTCACCCGTTCATCATGACGGTGGGCTGCGTGGCCGGAGACGAGGAGACATACGAGGTCTTCAAAGAGCTGCTGGACCCGGTGATCGAGGACCGCCACGGGGGGTACAAACCATCAGACCAGCACAAGACGGACCTGAACCCCGACAACctgcag GGAGGAGACGATCTGGATCCAGACTACGTTCTGAGCTCCCGGGTCCGGACCGGACGGAGTATCCGCGGCTTCTGTCTTCCGCCTCATTGCAGCCGCGGAGAACGGCGAGCCATCGAAAACCTCTCCCTGGAAA GCCTGGACATGCTGGACGGGGACTTAAAGGGGAAGTACTACGCTCTAAAGAACAtgtcagaggaggagcagcagcagctgattgATGACCACTTCCTGTTCGACAAGCCAGTCTCCCCGCTGCTGCTGGCTTCCGGCATGGCCCGCGACTGGCCCGACGGCCGCGGCATCTG GCACAACGACAACAAGACCTTCCTGGTCTGGGTGAACGAAGAGGATCACCTGCGAGTCATCAGCATGCAGAAGGGAGGCAACATGAAGGAGGTGTTCAACCGCTTCTGCACCGGACTCACCAAG atcGAGGGCTTGTTTAAGGAGCGCAGTCACGAGTTCATGTGGAACGAACACCTGGGCTACGTCCTCACCTGTCCGTCCAACCTGGGGACGGGACTGAGAGCCGGAGTCCACGTCAAGCTGCCCAACGTCAGCAAGCACGACAAGTTCGGAGACATCCTGAAGAGGCTGAGGCTGCAGAAGAGGGGCACAG gtGGCGTGGACACGGCGGCGGTGGGCGGAGTCTTTGACATCTCCAACGCCGACCGGCTGGGCTTCTCCGAGGTGGAGCTGGTGCAGATGGTGGTGGACGGAgtcaacctgctggtggacATGGAGAAGAAGCTGGAGGCCGGAGAGAGCATCGATGACATCATACCTGAGCAGAAGTga